A part of Quatrionicoccus australiensis genomic DNA contains:
- a CDS encoding cation acetate symporter, translated as MKRSFLALIAGSLLAVSFTVFAAGGAIEGVEKQPINVSAIAMFMIFVLATLGITKWAAGKTKTTADFYTAGGGITGFQNGLAIAGDYMSAATLLGITSMVYFKGYDGFVYAVCFFVGWPIILFMMAERLRNLGKFTFADIASYRLDQNRIRTFAAIGSLTVVCFYLIVQMVGAGQLIQLLFGLEYNTAVAVVGILMMVYVTFGGMTATTWVQIIKACLLLGGGITLMLLTLSQFGWSLDNLFSKAIESHKLGEKMMAPGSLMADPVSAFSLSLGLLFGTAGLPHIMMRFFTVPNAKEARKSVFYATGFIGLFFLVTIILGAGAITIVGTNGAFFEGGQVGGKLIGGNNMPVMHLAKAVGGDIFLGFLSAVAFATILAVVSGLALAGASAISHDLYARVIKKGTATSAQEMKVTRFASVGLGLTAILLGIAFKDQNVLFLVALAFGVASSVNFPVLILSMYWKGLTTRGALWGGIAGLVSSVGLVVLSPTVWVKILGNKAAIFPYDHPAIVSMTLAFFVTWLLSVTDKSVRANKEKEAYEEQYIRAQTGLGASAASDH; from the coding sequence ATGAAGCGCTCCTTTCTCGCACTGATTGCCGGCAGCCTGCTGGCGGTCTCTTTTACCGTCTTTGCTGCCGGTGGCGCCATCGAAGGTGTCGAAAAGCAGCCGATCAACGTCAGCGCCATCGCCATGTTCATGATCTTCGTGCTGGCTACGCTCGGCATCACCAAGTGGGCGGCCGGCAAGACCAAGACAACGGCAGACTTCTACACGGCTGGCGGCGGCATCACTGGCTTCCAGAATGGCTTGGCCATTGCCGGTGACTACATGTCGGCGGCGACCCTGCTCGGTATTACCTCGATGGTCTACTTCAAGGGCTATGACGGTTTTGTTTATGCCGTCTGCTTCTTCGTTGGCTGGCCGATCATCCTGTTCATGATGGCGGAACGCCTGCGCAATCTCGGCAAGTTCACCTTTGCCGATATCGCCTCCTACCGCCTCGACCAGAACCGCATCCGCACCTTCGCGGCCATCGGTTCGCTGACTGTCGTCTGCTTCTACCTCATCGTCCAGATGGTCGGTGCCGGCCAGTTGATCCAGTTGCTGTTCGGTCTGGAATACAACACGGCGGTGGCTGTCGTCGGTATCCTGATGATGGTGTACGTCACTTTCGGCGGCATGACGGCAACGACCTGGGTGCAGATCATCAAGGCCTGCCTGCTGCTCGGCGGCGGTATCACGCTGATGCTGCTGACCTTGTCGCAATTTGGCTGGTCGCTGGACAACCTGTTCTCGAAGGCTATTGAATCGCACAAGCTGGGCGAAAAGATGATGGCGCCGGGTTCGCTGATGGCCGATCCGGTCTCTGCCTTCTCACTGTCGCTTGGCCTGCTCTTCGGTACTGCCGGCCTGCCGCACATCATGATGCGCTTCTTCACCGTGCCGAACGCCAAGGAAGCCCGCAAGTCGGTGTTCTACGCGACCGGCTTCATCGGCCTGTTCTTCCTCGTCACCATCATTCTCGGTGCCGGGGCGATCACCATCGTCGGTACCAATGGGGCCTTCTTCGAAGGCGGCCAGGTCGGTGGCAAGCTGATCGGCGGCAACAACATGCCGGTCATGCACCTGGCCAAGGCTGTTGGTGGCGACATCTTCCTCGGCTTCCTGTCGGCCGTCGCCTTCGCCACCATCCTGGCTGTGGTTTCCGGTCTGGCCCTGGCTGGCGCCTCGGCCATCTCGCATGACTTGTATGCCCGCGTGATCAAGAAGGGCACGGCGACCAGCGCGCAGGAAATGAAGGTCACCCGCTTTGCTTCCGTTGGCCTGGGTCTCACCGCCATCCTGCTCGGCATCGCCTTCAAGGATCAGAACGTGCTGTTCCTCGTCGCGCTCGCCTTCGGCGTCGCCTCGTCGGTCAACTTCCCGGTCCTCATCCTGTCCATGTACTGGAAGGGCCTGACCACCCGTGGCGCACTGTGGGGCGGCATTGCCGGCCTGGTGTCGTCGGTGGGTCTGGTTGTCCTGTCGCCGACCGTGTGGGTCAAGATTCTCGGCAACAAGGCCGCGATCTTCCCGTACGACCATCCGGCCATCGTTTCGATGACGCTTGCCTTCTTTGTCACCTGGCTGCTGTCGGTTACCGACAAGAGCGTGCGTGCCAACAAGGAAAAGGAAGCCTACGAAGAGCAGTACATCCGTGCCCAGACCGGCCTTGGCGCTTCGGCGGCATCGGATCACTAA
- a CDS encoding methyl-accepting chemotaxis protein, which produces MDQVVTASLDAANDDAALSEHAADNNGELIAAMHGYVKERMADNAANQQKIQRVVAETRALNEITGLISNISKQTRLLALNAAIEAARAGEAGRGFSVVADEVSKLSGDTDKAVEKISAGIFRVADSIESEFSSRLAIEQAAKEQLVLERFAGQLSGLGQSYAELMEAQQAMAGHIHGAAEVVGGNCAEALRGVGFATTIKGQVGTIAAMLNDLAAQAGQLATSSAERPALGVAHAGRVGDTNFPGKLALRVA; this is translated from the coding sequence ATGGACCAGGTGGTGACGGCCTCGCTCGACGCCGCCAATGACGATGCGGCGCTGTCCGAGCATGCGGCGGACAACAACGGCGAATTGATTGCCGCGATGCACGGTTACGTCAAGGAACGCATGGCCGACAATGCGGCGAACCAGCAAAAGATCCAGCGCGTCGTTGCCGAAACGCGCGCCCTCAACGAGATTACCGGGCTGATTTCAAATATTTCCAAGCAGACCCGTCTGCTCGCCCTGAATGCCGCCATCGAGGCAGCGCGGGCCGGCGAAGCGGGGCGTGGCTTCTCGGTGGTGGCCGACGAAGTCAGCAAGTTGTCGGGCGACACCGACAAGGCGGTGGAAAAGATTTCGGCCGGCATTTTCCGGGTTGCCGATTCGATCGAAAGTGAATTCTCGTCGCGTCTGGCGATCGAGCAGGCGGCCAAGGAGCAGCTCGTGCTCGAGCGTTTTGCCGGTCAGTTGAGCGGTCTCGGGCAAAGCTATGCCGAGCTGATGGAGGCGCAGCAGGCAATGGCCGGGCATATCCATGGTGCGGCAGAAGTCGTCGGCGGCAATTGCGCCGAGGCGTTGCGCGGTGTCGGCTTTGCGACCACGATCAAGGGCCAGGTCGGCACGATAGCGGCAATGCTGAATGACCTGGCTGCCCAGGCAGGGCAGCTGGCAACGAGTTCCGCTGAGCGTCCGGCCCTGGGTGTTGCCCACGCCGGGCGGGTCGGCGACACGAACTTCCCGGGCAAGCTGGCGTTGCGCGTCGCCTGA
- a CDS encoding alpha/beta fold hydrolase yields the protein MSQLSANGITLEFESFGPSTAPAVLLVMGLGGQMTRWHGALCELLVDRGYRVIRFDNRDCGLSTHFGEQPVPDLRALQRGEPLAVPYTLDDMAADGIGLLDALNIERAHLVGASMGGAIVQIAAARYPQRVRSLTSIMSSSGNPALPPPTPAAAAALFAPLPRVRDRDSIVADSIARFATLESPDFPTPRGQLQKMFENEFDRNFDPRGIGRQLAAIIVNGDRRALLQTIRVPSVVMHGAADQLIPPACGEDVAANIPGAELRIIAGMGHDFPVALSAQFADAICAAAGRAG from the coding sequence ATGAGCCAGCTCAGCGCCAACGGCATCACGCTGGAATTCGAGAGTTTCGGGCCGTCGACCGCCCCCGCCGTACTGCTCGTCATGGGTCTGGGCGGCCAGATGACGCGCTGGCATGGCGCGCTGTGCGAATTGCTGGTCGATCGCGGCTACCGCGTCATCCGCTTCGACAACCGCGACTGCGGACTATCGACCCACTTCGGCGAACAGCCGGTGCCCGATCTGCGCGCCCTGCAGCGCGGCGAGCCGCTGGCCGTGCCGTACACGCTGGATGACATGGCCGCCGACGGCATCGGCCTGCTCGACGCACTGAACATCGAACGGGCGCATCTGGTTGGTGCCTCGATGGGCGGCGCCATCGTGCAGATCGCCGCGGCGCGTTACCCGCAACGCGTGCGCTCGCTGACCAGCATCATGTCGAGCAGCGGCAACCCGGCCCTGCCACCGCCGACGCCGGCCGCTGCCGCAGCGCTGTTCGCACCGCTGCCCAGGGTCCGCGACCGCGACAGCATCGTTGCCGACAGCATCGCCCGCTTTGCGACGCTGGAAAGCCCGGACTTTCCGACGCCACGCGGTCAACTGCAAAAAATGTTCGAAAATGAATTCGACCGCAATTTCGACCCGCGCGGCATCGGCCGCCAGCTCGCCGCGATCATCGTCAATGGCGACCGCCGCGCCTTGCTGCAGACGATCCGCGTGCCCAGCGTTGTCATGCACGGCGCCGCCGACCAGCTGATTCCGCCGGCCTGCGGCGAAGACGTGGCGGCCAACATTCCCGGCGCCGAACTGCGCATCATCGCCGGCATGGGACATGATTTTCCGGTCGCACTCAGCGCGCAATTCGCCGACGCGATCTGCGCTGCGGCCGGCCGCGCCGGCTGA
- the clpX gene encoding ATP-dependent Clp protease ATP-binding subunit ClpX, protein MPTLLKPSEIFQRLSEHVVGQDAAKKTLAVAIYAHFRRMAASTVDSVELSKSNILLIGPTGTGKTLLCETLARILDVPFVTADATSLAQTQFVGDEIEAILHRLLDRAGDDLERAQRGIVFVDEVDKLKAAGGDARATSGESVQHALLKIMEGAPVRLRDGRHIDTTHILFICGGAFVGLDKILTKTHSFGFISTSGDDDRNILERLNARIKPTDLLEFGLIPEFAGRLPIVTRLQDLSQEMLVRIMTEPKNAIAKQFTAMLQADGVKLEIAPLVFEQIAELAIEYKAGARSLRGIFEEMMADILYAIPDNPAIRSVSIRSLFEPPMIASA, encoded by the coding sequence ATGCCCACCCTGCTCAAACCCAGCGAAATCTTCCAGCGGCTCTCCGAGCACGTGGTCGGCCAGGACGCCGCCAAGAAGACACTGGCTGTCGCCATCTACGCCCACTTTCGCCGCATGGCGGCCAGCACGGTCGACAGCGTCGAACTGAGCAAAAGCAATATCCTGCTGATCGGCCCGACCGGCACCGGCAAGACCCTGCTCTGCGAAACCCTGGCGCGCATCCTCGACGTACCCTTCGTTACCGCAGATGCCACTTCGCTCGCCCAGACGCAGTTCGTCGGCGACGAGATCGAAGCCATCCTGCACCGCCTGCTTGACCGCGCCGGTGACGATCTCGAACGCGCCCAGCGCGGCATCGTCTTCGTCGATGAAGTCGACAAGCTCAAGGCGGCCGGCGGCGACGCGCGCGCCACGTCGGGCGAGAGCGTCCAGCATGCACTGCTCAAGATCATGGAAGGTGCACCGGTGCGCCTGCGCGACGGCCGTCACATCGACACCACGCACATCCTGTTCATCTGCGGCGGCGCCTTCGTCGGCCTCGACAAGATCCTGACCAAGACGCACAGCTTCGGCTTCATCTCGACGTCGGGCGACGACGACCGCAACATCCTCGAACGCCTGAATGCCCGCATCAAGCCGACCGACCTGCTCGAGTTCGGCCTGATTCCGGAATTCGCCGGCCGCCTGCCTATCGTCACCCGCCTGCAGGACCTGTCGCAGGAGATGCTGGTGCGCATCATGACCGAACCGAAAAATGCCATCGCCAAGCAGTTCACCGCCATGCTGCAGGCCGACGGCGTCAAACTGGAAATCGCGCCGCTCGTCTTCGAGCAGATCGCCGAGCTGGCGATCGAATACAAGGCCGGGGCGCGCAGCCTGCGCGGCATTTTCGAGGAAATGATGGCCGACATTCTGTATGCGATCCCGGACAACCCGGCGATCCGCAGTGTCAGCATCCGCTCGCTGTTCGAGCCGCCAATGATCGCCAGCGCATGA
- the minE gene encoding cell division topological specificity factor MinE: protein MSWLQKLFGNQPKTAHLAKERLQLIIAHERDGGGSSANFLPDLQRELIAVISKYVKVNPDDIRVSLEKQDRYEVLEVNIVLPEKG, encoded by the coding sequence ATGTCCTGGCTCCAGAAACTGTTCGGCAACCAGCCGAAAACCGCCCACCTGGCAAAGGAACGCCTGCAACTGATCATCGCGCACGAACGCGATGGCGGCGGCAGCAGCGCCAACTTCCTGCCCGACCTGCAGCGCGAACTGATCGCCGTGATCTCCAAGTACGTCAAGGTCAATCCCGACGACATCCGCGTCTCGCTGGAAAAGCAGGACCGCTACGAGGTCCTCGAAGTCAATATCGTGCTTCCCGAAAAGGGCTGA
- the minD gene encoding septum site-determining protein MinD codes for MTRIVVVTSGKGGVGKTTTSASFSTGLAMRGFKTAVIDFDVGLRNLDLIMGCERRVVYDLINVINGEATLTQALIKDKHCDNLYVLPASQTRDKDALSEEGVEKVIKELEHQGFDYIVCDSPAGIESGAVMALTFADEALVVTNPEVSSVRDSDRILGILQAKSRRAIEGREPVKEHLLITRYNPGRVEAGEMLSYKDIQEILRVPIIGVIPESEEVLQASNQGSPVIHQKETDAAEAYHDVITRFLGEDKPLRFVDYVKPGLLKRLFGGK; via the coding sequence GTGACCAGAATCGTCGTCGTAACTTCCGGCAAGGGCGGGGTCGGCAAGACCACCACCAGCGCCAGCTTCTCCACCGGCCTCGCGATGCGCGGCTTCAAGACGGCCGTCATCGACTTCGACGTCGGCCTGCGCAACCTCGACCTGATCATGGGTTGCGAGCGCCGCGTCGTCTATGACCTGATCAACGTCATCAACGGTGAAGCGACGCTGACCCAGGCCCTGATCAAGGACAAGCACTGCGACAACCTCTACGTGCTGCCCGCCTCGCAGACGCGCGACAAGGATGCGCTGAGCGAAGAAGGCGTCGAGAAGGTCATCAAGGAACTGGAACACCAGGGCTTCGACTACATCGTCTGCGACTCGCCGGCCGGTATCGAATCGGGTGCCGTGATGGCCCTGACCTTCGCCGACGAAGCGCTCGTCGTGACCAATCCGGAAGTTTCCTCGGTGCGCGACTCCGACCGCATCCTCGGCATCCTGCAGGCCAAGTCGCGGCGCGCCATCGAAGGCCGCGAGCCGGTCAAGGAACACCTGCTGATCACCCGCTACAACCCGGGCCGCGTCGAAGCCGGCGAAATGCTGTCGTACAAGGACATCCAGGAAATCCTGCGGGTGCCCATCATCGGCGTCATCCCGGAATCGGAAGAAGTCCTGCAGGCCTCCAACCAGGGCTCGCCGGTCATCCACCAGAAGGAAACCGATGCGGCCGAGGCCTATCACGACGTGATTACCCGCTTCCTCGGTGAAGACAAGCCGCTGCGCTTCGTCGATTACGTCAAGCCGGGCCTGCTGAAGCGCCTGTTCGGAGGCAAGTGA
- the minC gene encoding septum site-determining protein MinC, which yields MAKDAPIQFKGTSLKIIQTLLRTTDLATLHAALGELTGNSPDFFENELAVLDFSSAENLVESADWNAIRELLRGSGLHAVATHGLPETLAAAAANAGLPALVDSALSRPPRTKAAPVAEPAAAPAPAAEPVARPQAVSIPAPAPEPAPRTITLDKPLRSGQRFYAKGCDLIVTAMVSAGAEVIADGNIHVYAPLRGRALAGASGDKTARIFTTSLEAELVSVAGLYRTFEAGVPADMARLPATVSLLEEAGEARLNIAPLALR from the coding sequence ATGGCAAAAGACGCACCGATCCAGTTCAAGGGCACCTCGCTCAAGATCATCCAGACCCTTCTCCGGACGACCGACCTCGCTACCCTGCATGCGGCACTGGGCGAACTGACCGGCAACAGCCCGGACTTTTTCGAGAACGAACTGGCTGTCCTCGATTTCAGCAGCGCCGAAAACCTGGTCGAGAGCGCTGACTGGAACGCCATTCGCGAACTGCTGCGCGGCTCCGGCCTGCATGCGGTGGCAACCCACGGCCTGCCCGAAACGCTGGCTGCGGCAGCGGCCAATGCCGGCCTGCCCGCCCTCGTCGACAGCGCCCTGAGCCGGCCGCCGCGCACCAAAGCTGCCCCGGTCGCCGAACCCGCAGCAGCGCCTGCGCCGGCCGCCGAACCGGTCGCCCGGCCGCAAGCCGTTTCCATCCCGGCGCCCGCGCCCGAACCGGCACCGCGCACGATTACCCTCGACAAACCGCTACGCTCCGGCCAGCGCTTTTACGCCAAGGGCTGCGACCTGATCGTCACCGCCATGGTCAGCGCCGGCGCCGAAGTGATCGCCGACGGCAACATCCACGTTTATGCGCCACTGCGCGGCCGTGCCCTGGCCGGTGCCAGCGGCGACAAGACGGCGCGCATCTTCACCACCAGCCTGGAGGCCGAACTGGTTTCGGTCGCCGGCCTGTATCGCACTTTCGAGGCCGGCGTGCCGGCCGACATGGCGCGTCTGCCAGCCACCGTCAGCCTGCTCGAAGAAGCCGGCGAGGCCCGCCTCAACATCGCGCCCCTGGCGCTGCGTTAA
- a CDS encoding response regulator has translation MKTAVPAASTGGRKMPQKTLPAGFTSTPAERIVHRLKSLLIGMNKISAWFAAARPLRWRFVLGLVVVFVLIGSLSNVFFEYSTGRIVDRLGRGFAERQAQFDRERILSPLLTEIALSRKLADSPLLKKWALNESDPALKRAALGELESYRAHFRDGSYFFIPVQSGNYYTNDKANRYPDGQISQVVKAGLEEYSWFFAAIRSPDALQLNVDANPVLGSTKVWINVQVRVADEVVAMAGTGIELGEFTRAVAASATPGVYGILLDAQGAIQVHPDAALIDFNSRAKRAEDRHTIFDLLADDGERQRLRQSLARLVAGTHAVEVEQLTINGKPELVAMSYLKEIGWINLAVVDTTQLVSRGEFSTLGLLVGAAMLLTILVVLVLLERMVIRPLRQLVSGTRAIAGGNYKVRVTAAGSAEFDELAGNFNRMAETVSDYTGHLERRVAERTSELAGTNHELLLARDAAESANRAKSEFLANMSHEIRTPMNGVIGMTSLLLDTELDEEQREYANIINSSAGSLLGVINDILDFSKVEAGKLDIEVINFDLRALVDDVMSIVAYRAVEKNLQLAALVGPDVPSLLKGDPGRLRQILTNLLGNAIKFTAQGEVSLQISLLAIDDAGVTLRCEIRDTGIGIAPEQLERLFKPFSQADASTTRRFGGSGLGLAISQRLVELMHGQIGVDSAPGKGSTFWFELRLARQPKGAGNDYQPARDLVGRRVLVVDDNATNRRVLQLQLEDNGCDAVFAESSAAGLAAMRAAQAAGAAFDVAIIDLQMPEVDGLSMARHIRADPLLAATPLMMLTSLTSRGDARLTQEAGFDAYLTKPVKKALLERGLRQLLGKPEQAGGASGLITRHSLAESVRQGRILLVEDNPVNRQLALKLLERMGMQVEVAENGQLALDSLARSSFDLVLMDCQMPVMDGFAAVAAIRSGNVPGIDAAVPVIAMTAGALDSDREAALAAGMNDYLAKPIDVQAFEACLQRWLALQ, from the coding sequence ATGAAAACCGCTGTTCCGGCGGCGTCGACCGGTGGCCGGAAAATGCCGCAAAAGACGCTGCCGGCGGGCTTTACATCGACTCCCGCAGAGCGGATAGTTCACCGATTGAAGTCGCTCCTGATCGGCATGAACAAGATATCTGCATGGTTTGCTGCGGCGCGTCCCTTGCGCTGGCGTTTCGTCCTCGGTCTGGTCGTCGTGTTCGTGCTGATCGGCAGTTTGTCGAACGTCTTTTTCGAATATTCGACCGGCCGCATTGTCGACCGTCTGGGCCGCGGTTTTGCCGAGCGCCAGGCGCAATTCGACCGCGAGCGCATCCTGTCGCCGCTGCTCACGGAAATTGCGCTGTCACGCAAGCTCGCGGACTCGCCGTTGCTGAAAAAATGGGCGCTCAACGAAAGCGATCCTGCCCTCAAGCGCGCGGCGCTGGGAGAACTGGAAAGCTATCGCGCCCACTTTCGCGATGGCAGCTATTTCTTCATTCCGGTGCAGTCGGGCAACTATTACACCAACGACAAGGCCAACCGTTACCCGGACGGCCAGATCAGCCAGGTGGTCAAAGCCGGGCTGGAGGAATACTCCTGGTTTTTCGCCGCGATTCGCAGCCCGGATGCCTTGCAACTCAATGTCGATGCGAATCCGGTGCTCGGCTCGACCAAGGTCTGGATCAATGTCCAGGTTCGCGTTGCCGACGAAGTGGTGGCGATGGCCGGAACCGGCATCGAGCTCGGCGAATTCACGCGCGCCGTTGCCGCTTCGGCGACGCCCGGCGTCTACGGCATCCTGCTCGATGCGCAGGGGGCGATCCAGGTACATCCGGATGCGGCGCTGATCGATTTCAACTCGCGCGCCAAACGCGCCGAGGATAGACACACGATCTTTGACCTGCTCGCCGATGACGGCGAGCGGCAGCGCCTGCGCCAGAGCCTGGCGCGTCTGGTCGCCGGCACGCATGCGGTCGAGGTCGAGCAACTGACCATCAACGGCAAGCCGGAACTGGTGGCGATGAGCTACCTGAAGGAAATCGGCTGGATCAATCTGGCGGTGGTCGATACGACGCAACTGGTCAGCCGCGGCGAGTTTTCGACGCTGGGCTTGCTGGTCGGTGCCGCCATGCTGCTCACCATCCTGGTCGTGCTGGTGTTGCTCGAGCGCATGGTGATCCGGCCGCTGCGCCAGCTGGTTTCCGGGACGCGGGCGATTGCCGGCGGCAACTACAAGGTGCGGGTGACGGCCGCCGGTTCGGCCGAGTTCGACGAACTGGCCGGCAATTTCAACCGCATGGCGGAAACGGTCAGCGATTACACCGGCCACCTCGAACGCCGCGTTGCCGAACGCACCAGCGAGCTGGCCGGTACCAACCATGAATTGCTGCTCGCCCGCGATGCCGCCGAGTCGGCGAACCGGGCGAAGAGCGAATTTCTCGCCAACATGAGCCACGAAATCCGGACGCCGATGAACGGCGTGATCGGCATGACCTCGCTGCTGCTCGATACCGAACTCGACGAAGAGCAGCGCGAGTACGCCAACATCATCAACAGCAGCGCCGGCTCGCTGCTCGGTGTGATCAACGACATTCTCGACTTCTCCAAGGTCGAGGCCGGCAAGCTCGACATCGAGGTCATCAACTTCGATTTGCGGGCGCTGGTCGATGACGTGATGTCCATCGTTGCCTACCGCGCGGTCGAAAAGAACCTGCAGCTGGCCGCGCTGGTCGGGCCGGATGTGCCGTCCTTGCTCAAGGGCGACCCGGGGCGCTTGCGCCAGATCCTGACCAACCTGCTTGGCAACGCGATCAAGTTCACCGCGCAGGGCGAGGTCAGCCTGCAGATCAGCCTGTTGGCCATCGACGATGCCGGCGTGACGTTACGTTGCGAGATCCGCGATACCGGCATCGGCATTGCGCCCGAGCAGCTTGAGCGCCTGTTCAAGCCGTTCAGTCAGGCCGATGCCTCGACTACCCGGCGTTTTGGCGGCAGCGGTCTGGGCCTGGCCATTTCGCAGCGCCTGGTCGAATTGATGCATGGCCAGATTGGCGTCGATAGCGCGCCGGGCAAGGGTTCGACCTTCTGGTTCGAGTTGCGTCTGGCCCGCCAGCCGAAAGGCGCCGGCAACGATTATCAGCCGGCGCGCGACCTGGTCGGCCGGCGCGTGCTGGTCGTCGACGACAACGCGACCAATCGCCGCGTGCTGCAGTTGCAGCTGGAAGACAACGGCTGCGATGCGGTCTTTGCCGAGAGCAGTGCCGCCGGGCTGGCCGCGATGCGCGCCGCGCAGGCTGCCGGCGCCGCCTTTGATGTCGCGATCATCGATCTGCAGATGCCCGAGGTTGATGGTTTGTCGATGGCCCGCCACATCCGCGCTGACCCGCTGCTCGCGGCAACGCCGTTGATGATGCTGACTTCCCTGACCAGCCGTGGCGATGCCCGCCTGACCCAGGAGGCCGGCTTCGATGCCTACCTGACCAAGCCGGTGAAGAAGGCACTGCTCGAACGCGGCCTGCGCCAGTTGCTCGGCAAGCCGGAACAGGCAGGGGGAGCGTCTGGACTGATTACCCGCCATTCGCTGGCCGAGTCGGTACGCCAGGGACGCATCCTGCTGGTCGAGGACAATCCGGTCAACCGCCAACTGGCGCTGAAATTGCTCGAACGCATGGGCATGCAGGTCGAGGTGGCGGAGAACGGTCAGCTGGCGCTGGACAGCCTGGCCAGGAGCAGCTTCGACCTCGTGTTGATGGATTGCCAGATGCCGGTCATGGACGGCTTTGCGGCGGTGGCGGCGATTCGTTCGGGCAATGTGCCGGGCATCGACGCCGCCGTCCCGGTCATTGCGATGACCGCCGGGGCGCTCGACAGCGACCGCGAGGCGGCACTGGCGGCCGGCATGAACGATTACCTGGCCAAGCCGATCGATGTCCAGGCCTTCGAAGCCTGTCTGCAGCGCTGGCTGGCGCTGCAGTAG
- the gpmI gene encoding 2,3-bisphosphoglycerate-independent phosphoglycerate mutase, which yields MLEKLSTFAGVPGPVVIIVMDGYGLPKTEAGSAIAAARKPVLDRLFAAYPNIRLRAHGTAVGMPSDDDMGNSEVGHNAIGAGQVYSQGAALVANAIADGAIWQGEAWQQIVAGAKAGRGVIHFLGLFSDGNVHSHIDHLKAMVVQAKAEGVPTVRIHALLDGRDVPETSALEYVVPFEAFLKEVSVDGFDARIASGGGRQNITMDRYDANWSMVEAGWKTHVLGLGQQFPDAVAAVNGLREQNPGTIDQDLPPFVIADQGKAIGTIEDGDSVVFFNFRGDRAIEITRAFEEAPFDKFDRVRAPKVTYAGMLQYDGDLKLPARFLVAPPAIKDTTGEWFSKAGIAQFACSETQKFGHVTYFWNGNRSGKFDGETWLEVPSDVVPFEQRPWMKAAEIADAMIAALKSGQYKTLRCNFANGDMVGHTGNFRAATMAVEAVDLALGRILPVIDALGGVALITADHGNADEMYELDKKTKAPAQNADGSFKAKTAHTLNPVPLILYDNVSGGKLALKQTEKAGLSNIAATVANLLGLEKHVAWDESLLEVR from the coding sequence ATGCTCGAGAAGCTTTCCACATTCGCCGGAGTTCCCGGCCCGGTCGTCATCATTGTCATGGACGGCTACGGCCTGCCCAAGACCGAGGCGGGCAGCGCCATTGCCGCCGCCCGCAAGCCGGTGCTCGACCGCCTGTTTGCCGCCTACCCGAACATCCGCCTGCGCGCGCACGGCACCGCGGTCGGCATGCCGTCCGACGACGACATGGGCAATTCCGAAGTCGGCCACAACGCGATTGGCGCCGGTCAGGTTTATAGCCAGGGCGCGGCGCTGGTCGCCAACGCCATCGCCGACGGCGCCATCTGGCAGGGCGAGGCTTGGCAGCAGATCGTCGCCGGCGCCAAAGCCGGTCGCGGTGTAATCCATTTTCTCGGCCTCTTTTCCGACGGCAACGTGCACAGCCACATCGACCACCTCAAGGCCATGGTCGTCCAGGCCAAGGCCGAAGGCGTGCCGACGGTGCGCATCCACGCGCTGCTCGACGGTCGCGACGTGCCGGAAACCAGTGCGCTGGAATACGTCGTGCCTTTCGAAGCCTTCCTCAAGGAAGTCAGCGTTGATGGCTTCGACGCCCGCATCGCTTCCGGCGGCGGCCGCCAGAACATCACCATGGACCGCTACGACGCCAACTGGTCGATGGTCGAAGCCGGCTGGAAGACGCATGTGCTCGGTCTCGGCCAGCAGTTCCCGGATGCGGTCGCAGCGGTCAACGGCCTGCGCGAGCAGAATCCCGGCACCATCGACCAGGATCTGCCGCCCTTCGTGATTGCCGATCAGGGCAAGGCGATCGGCACGATCGAGGATGGCGATTCGGTCGTTTTCTTCAATTTCCGCGGCGACCGCGCCATCGAGATCACGCGCGCCTTCGAGGAAGCGCCTTTCGACAAGTTCGACCGGGTCCGCGCCCCGAAAGTCACCTACGCCGGCATGCTGCAGTACGACGGCGACCTCAAGCTGCCCGCCCGCTTCCTGGTCGCGCCGCCGGCGATCAAGGACACCACCGGCGAATGGTTCAGCAAGGCCGGCATCGCCCAGTTCGCCTGTTCGGAAACGCAGAAGTTCGGCCACGTCACTTACTTCTGGAACGGCAACCGTTCCGGCAAGTTCGACGGCGAAACCTGGCTGGAAGTGCCGAGCGACGTCGTGCCCTTCGAGCAGCGGCCGTGGATGAAGGCGGCCGAAATCGCCGACGCGATGATCGCGGCGCTGAAGAGCGGTCAGTACAAGACCCTGCGCTGCAATTTCGCCAATGGCGACATGGTCGGCCACACCGGCAATTTCCGCGCCGCGACCATGGCCGTCGAAGCGGTCGACCTCGCGCTCGGCCGCATTTTGCCGGTCATCGACGCGCTGGGCGGCGTTGCGCTGATCACCGCCGACCACGGCAATGCCGACGAGATGTACGAACTCGACAAGAAGACCAAGGCACCGGCGCAGAACGCCGACGGCAGCTTCAAGGCGAAGACGGCGCACACGCTGAACCCGGTGCCGCTGATCCTCTACGACAACGTCAGCGGCGGCAAGCTGGCGCTCAAGCAGACCGAAAAGGCCGGCCTGTCGAACATCGCGGCCACCGTCGCCAATCTGCTCGGGCTGGAAAAGCACGTGGCCTGGGACGAGAGCCTGCTGGAAGTGCGCTGA